In a single window of the Gossypium hirsutum isolate 1008001.06 chromosome D02, Gossypium_hirsutum_v2.1, whole genome shotgun sequence genome:
- the LOC107910644 gene encoding protein trichome berefringence-like 7 isoform X2: MVNNFSRSTSFNRRALNAESPRVLNVSSPKALNVLSAKPLCFTSSRVYHRLGWVSRLFPVLILIGALISFIILLHGGYIYVLPSLSQAFYGHGVLKFNDSSNVCDIFDGSWVIDDDYPFYNASDCPFAEQGFNCLGNGRKDRDYLKWRWKPKNCDIPRFNVHNVLEMLRDKRIVFVGDSMSRTQWESLICLLMTGVEDKKSVYEVNGNKITKRIRFLGVRFTSFNFTIEFFRSVFLVQHGWMPRHAPKRVRSTLKLDKLDDVSNEWINADVLIFNTGQWWVPGKLFETGCYFQVGNSVKLGMSIPAAFKMALGTWASWVENTIDTNRTLVFFRTFEPSHWSEKSRRFCNVTQNPLLETEGRERSIFSETIFEVIKNMTVPITVLQVTSMSAFRRDAHVGGWSDNPMVPDCSHWCLPGLPDIWNEIFLSYLLADYGLPAVNGKQYWMTHD; this comes from the exons ATGGTGAATAATTTTAGTAGGAGTACATCATTTAACCGAAGGGCGTTGAATGCTGAAAGCCCGAGAGTTTTGAATGTTTCAAGCCCCAAAGCTTTGAATGTTCTAAGCGCTAAACCTTTGTGTTTCACTAGTTCTAGAGTTTATCATAGGTTGGGCTGGGTCTCACGCTTGTTTCCTGTCCTTATTCTCATTGGGGCtttgatttcttttattataCTACTTCATGGGGGTTATATATATGTTCTCCCTAGTCTGAGTCAAGCATTTTATGGACATGGTGTGTTAAAATTCAATGATTCAAGCAACGTTTGTGATATTTTTGATGGAAGCTGGGTTATAGATGATGATTACCCATTCTACAATGCTTCAGATTGTCCATTTGCAGAACAAGGATTCAATTGCTTGGGAAATGGCCGGAAAGATAGAGATTATCTCAAATGGAGATGGAAACCAAAAAATTGTGATATTCCAAGGTTTAATGTTCACAATGTTCTGGAAATGCTCCGGGATAAAAGGATAGTTTTTGTTGGAGATTCTATGAGTAGAACGCAGTGGGAATCATTGATTTGCTTGCTCATGACTGGAGTAGAAGATAAGAAGAGTGTTTATGAAGTTAATGGCAATAAGATAACAAAACGGATCAGATTTCTAGGTGTTCGGTTTACTTCCTTCAATTTTACCATTGAGTTCTTTCGCTCAGTGTTCTTGGTGCAACATGGTTGGATGCCTAGACATGCACCAAAGCGTGTTAGGTCAACCCTTAAGTTGGATAAATTGGATGATGTTAGCAATGAGTGGATTAATGCAGATGTTCTTATATTCAACACTGGACAATGGTGGGTTCCAGGGAAGCTTTTTGAAAC TGGTTGCTACTTCCAGGTTGGGAACTCAGTAAAGCTTGGAATGTCAATTCCTGCTGCATTCAAAATGGCATTAGGTACTTGGGCATCATGGGTTGAGAACACGATTGACACAAACAGAACACTTGTCTTTTTCAGAACATTTGAGCCATCACACTGGAG TGAAAAATCCCGTAGGTTTTGCAATGTGACCCAGAACCCATTGTTAGAAACTGAAGGGAGGGAACGAAGCATTTTTTCAGAGACTATATTTGAGGTGATAAAGAATATGACTGTTCCTATAACCGTTCTGCAAGTAACTTCCATGTCAGCTTTCCGAAGAGATGCACATGTGGGTGGGTGGAGTGACAATCCAATGGTACCTGATTGTAGCCATTGGTGTCTTCCTGGCTTACCTGATATCTGGAATGAAATTTTCCTCTCGTACCTGCTTGCCGATTATGGACTTCCTGCAGTGAACGGAAAGCAGT ATTGGATGACCCATGATTGA
- the LOC107910644 gene encoding protein trichome berefringence-like 7 isoform X1, which translates to MVNNFSRSTSFNRRALNAESPRVLNVSSPKALNVLSAKPLCFTSSRVYHRLGWVSRLFPVLILIGALISFIILLHGGYIYVLPSLSQAFYGHGVLKFNDSSNVCDIFDGSWVIDDDYPFYNASDCPFAEQGFNCLGNGRKDRDYLKWRWKPKNCDIPRFNVHNVLEMLRDKRIVFVGDSMSRTQWESLICLLMTGVEDKKSVYEVNGNKITKRIRFLGVRFTSFNFTIEFFRSVFLVQHGWMPRHAPKRVRSTLKLDKLDDVSNEWINADVLIFNTGQWWVPGKLFETGCYFQVGNSVKLGMSIPAAFKMALGTWASWVENTIDTNRTLVFFRTFEPSHWSEKSRRFCNVTQNPLLETEGRERSIFSETIFEVIKNMTVPITVLQVTSMSAFRRDAHVGGWSDNPMVPDCSHWCLPGLPDIWNEIFLSYLLADYGLPAVNGKQCEFWVLRSALIAI; encoded by the exons ATGGTGAATAATTTTAGTAGGAGTACATCATTTAACCGAAGGGCGTTGAATGCTGAAAGCCCGAGAGTTTTGAATGTTTCAAGCCCCAAAGCTTTGAATGTTCTAAGCGCTAAACCTTTGTGTTTCACTAGTTCTAGAGTTTATCATAGGTTGGGCTGGGTCTCACGCTTGTTTCCTGTCCTTATTCTCATTGGGGCtttgatttcttttattataCTACTTCATGGGGGTTATATATATGTTCTCCCTAGTCTGAGTCAAGCATTTTATGGACATGGTGTGTTAAAATTCAATGATTCAAGCAACGTTTGTGATATTTTTGATGGAAGCTGGGTTATAGATGATGATTACCCATTCTACAATGCTTCAGATTGTCCATTTGCAGAACAAGGATTCAATTGCTTGGGAAATGGCCGGAAAGATAGAGATTATCTCAAATGGAGATGGAAACCAAAAAATTGTGATATTCCAAGGTTTAATGTTCACAATGTTCTGGAAATGCTCCGGGATAAAAGGATAGTTTTTGTTGGAGATTCTATGAGTAGAACGCAGTGGGAATCATTGATTTGCTTGCTCATGACTGGAGTAGAAGATAAGAAGAGTGTTTATGAAGTTAATGGCAATAAGATAACAAAACGGATCAGATTTCTAGGTGTTCGGTTTACTTCCTTCAATTTTACCATTGAGTTCTTTCGCTCAGTGTTCTTGGTGCAACATGGTTGGATGCCTAGACATGCACCAAAGCGTGTTAGGTCAACCCTTAAGTTGGATAAATTGGATGATGTTAGCAATGAGTGGATTAATGCAGATGTTCTTATATTCAACACTGGACAATGGTGGGTTCCAGGGAAGCTTTTTGAAAC TGGTTGCTACTTCCAGGTTGGGAACTCAGTAAAGCTTGGAATGTCAATTCCTGCTGCATTCAAAATGGCATTAGGTACTTGGGCATCATGGGTTGAGAACACGATTGACACAAACAGAACACTTGTCTTTTTCAGAACATTTGAGCCATCACACTGGAG TGAAAAATCCCGTAGGTTTTGCAATGTGACCCAGAACCCATTGTTAGAAACTGAAGGGAGGGAACGAAGCATTTTTTCAGAGACTATATTTGAGGTGATAAAGAATATGACTGTTCCTATAACCGTTCTGCAAGTAACTTCCATGTCAGCTTTCCGAAGAGATGCACATGTGGGTGGGTGGAGTGACAATCCAATGGTACCTGATTGTAGCCATTGGTGTCTTCCTGGCTTACCTGATATCTGGAATGAAATTTTCCTCTCGTACCTGCTTGCCGATTATGGACTTCCTGCAGTGAACGGAAAGCAGT GTGAGTTTTGGGTACTTAGATCAGCTTTGATAGCTATATGA
- the LOC107910644 gene encoding protein trichome berefringence-like 7 isoform X3 translates to MVNNFSRSTSFNRRALNAESPRVLNVSSPKALNVLSAKPLCFTSSRVYHRLGWVSRLFPVLILIGALISFIILLHGGYIYVLPSLSQAFYGHGVLKFNDSSNVCDIFDGSWVIDDDYPFYNASDCPFAEQGFNCLGNGRKDRDYLKWRWKPKNCDIPRFNVHNVLEMLRDKRIVFVGDSMSRTQWESLICLLMTGVEDKKSVYEVNGNKITKRIRFLGVRFTSFNFTIEFFRSVFLVQHGWMPRHAPKRVRSTLKLDKLDDVSNEWINADVLIFNTGQWWVPGKLFETGCYFQVGNSVKLGMSIPAAFKMALGTWASWVENTIDTNRTLVFFRTFEPSHWREMLVPMTEWNFQLHHEAISKSTLKRKSF, encoded by the exons ATGGTGAATAATTTTAGTAGGAGTACATCATTTAACCGAAGGGCGTTGAATGCTGAAAGCCCGAGAGTTTTGAATGTTTCAAGCCCCAAAGCTTTGAATGTTCTAAGCGCTAAACCTTTGTGTTTCACTAGTTCTAGAGTTTATCATAGGTTGGGCTGGGTCTCACGCTTGTTTCCTGTCCTTATTCTCATTGGGGCtttgatttcttttattataCTACTTCATGGGGGTTATATATATGTTCTCCCTAGTCTGAGTCAAGCATTTTATGGACATGGTGTGTTAAAATTCAATGATTCAAGCAACGTTTGTGATATTTTTGATGGAAGCTGGGTTATAGATGATGATTACCCATTCTACAATGCTTCAGATTGTCCATTTGCAGAACAAGGATTCAATTGCTTGGGAAATGGCCGGAAAGATAGAGATTATCTCAAATGGAGATGGAAACCAAAAAATTGTGATATTCCAAGGTTTAATGTTCACAATGTTCTGGAAATGCTCCGGGATAAAAGGATAGTTTTTGTTGGAGATTCTATGAGTAGAACGCAGTGGGAATCATTGATTTGCTTGCTCATGACTGGAGTAGAAGATAAGAAGAGTGTTTATGAAGTTAATGGCAATAAGATAACAAAACGGATCAGATTTCTAGGTGTTCGGTTTACTTCCTTCAATTTTACCATTGAGTTCTTTCGCTCAGTGTTCTTGGTGCAACATGGTTGGATGCCTAGACATGCACCAAAGCGTGTTAGGTCAACCCTTAAGTTGGATAAATTGGATGATGTTAGCAATGAGTGGATTAATGCAGATGTTCTTATATTCAACACTGGACAATGGTGGGTTCCAGGGAAGCTTTTTGAAAC TGGTTGCTACTTCCAGGTTGGGAACTCAGTAAAGCTTGGAATGTCAATTCCTGCTGCATTCAAAATGGCATTAGGTACTTGGGCATCATGGGTTGAGAACACGATTGACACAAACAGAACACTTGTCTTTTTCAGAACATTTGAGCCATCACACTGGAG GGAAATGCTTGTACCAATGACTGAGTGGAACTTTCAGCTGCACCATGAGGCTATTTCAAAAAGCACACTCAAAAGGAAATCCTTTTAG